A DNA window from Rubripirellula tenax contains the following coding sequences:
- a CDS encoding DUF4194 domain-containing protein translates to MDGNENQNDTLSPDSLPPPVPWAPAAVRLLQSIVYHDDAGDHWNQILAGVTPLSDYFARIGLMLIVNEEDGMAYLRQIEPEVLPPDYPSIPRLFRSVRLTFEASLLCVLLRDELRRFEEEIHRDDRCVIEQSSLLEIWQSLVPGEDDAVRANRNLGGQLRKLEELKFVRQFEKQPPSWEVRRILKARLPLADLERLRADLETELMRRSNGADAPESATEVLDDNEEDSNE, encoded by the coding sequence ATGGACGGGAACGAAAACCAGAACGATACGTTGTCACCAGACTCGTTGCCGCCGCCCGTCCCGTGGGCACCGGCGGCGGTTCGTTTGCTGCAAAGCATTGTCTATCACGATGACGCCGGTGATCACTGGAACCAAATCTTGGCCGGCGTGACGCCACTTAGCGACTACTTTGCCCGCATCGGTTTGATGTTGATCGTCAACGAAGAAGACGGAATGGCCTACCTGCGTCAGATTGAACCCGAAGTCTTGCCGCCGGATTATCCGTCGATTCCGCGGCTGTTTCGCAGTGTGCGATTGACGTTCGAAGCGTCGTTGTTGTGTGTGCTGCTGCGTGACGAGTTGCGGCGGTTCGAAGAAGAAATTCATCGCGACGATCGCTGCGTGATCGAACAGTCGTCGCTGTTGGAAATCTGGCAAAGCCTTGTTCCCGGCGAGGACGATGCGGTGCGAGCGAATCGAAACTTGGGTGGGCAATTACGAAAGTTGGAAGAGCTGAAGTTCGTCCGCCAATTCGAAAAACAACCGCCAAGCTGGGAAGTACGTCGCATCCTAAAAGCACGCTTGCCGCTGGCGGACTTGGAACGTTTGCGGGCAGATCTGGAAACTGAATTGATGCGACGTTCCAATGGTGCAGATGCACCGGAGTCGGCGACGGAGGTTCTGGACGACAATGAGGAGGATTCAAATGAATGA
- a CDS encoding ATP-binding protein, with translation MNDPRHHPQPMSLFSDEDAVVDVDRRPGFRLSTFEVFNWGTFDGQVHCFNPLGTTSLLVGENGAGKSTLVDAMLTLLVRPGVRNYNVAAGATKKERDERTYIRGAYDRTAGRDEKPQIQYLRDGNGYYTALLATFASATSGKQFTLCQVMYLTSSGDKKIYYGFDTKPRSIAGDLGELKSGSDIKAAMTDRGFQVTESYKQYHGWFQRQAKFRPKAMDIFNQTVAVKDVQRLDQFIRDHMLEKKPWNDKVASLLQHFAELSEAHRALVQVRQQSELLLPIVKTGKRYRKANEQLQLARDQHAAAALFFDSATADLLRPLCAKWQLRVSHLDEEIKVLDVALKAKRSDAARLEHEIAHSGGARLQRLPDLIAAEEQLAKSKRDKRLIFESKMKQTGITISINSSQKLEEAQAKVSRVHDDLQTKRATAIEQMSAREYELGKLKHQLDDDAAELESLRRRKGNLPDAFIEVRAAICEAFQWSPSDLPFAAELIAVDPDHSRWEASIEQVLHSFARTLMVPDDMYARVSGYVDGRRLTDSRGRGVRLTYDRVSQASTATDAVSGELSLPEMLQYRDDHPLAVYVRGEIRHRFDHLACETISEFQMASRRAMTIHRHVKQNHRQHAKDDRNHEGDRRSFVLGWDNRAKREALEQSIRRQQAALEDCKTAIAALRQTSDRATSLLTVIDEIKLTTDFDAIDDHRHDFEVSQLRLEKQKLEASNDRVIELKSKLAAINSEITGLDSDRDSYFDERSRTKKQLDDGSGTLAAVDKTLADADADGTLATAGDHFAGIATQMGNRTLSIENMGRLPTQVAHELSIRVSESEQSIEPIRNRLTTAMGRLLTKFPVFESELDPTPQSLVSFESLHDRILKDDLPRHERRFRQRLKEKVLQEIGLLHGSLEDEREEIRSKIEVLNEALRRLDWRPGTFMRLEPSDTSDAEIRDFRRDLAGCLEGTLDGTDDANEATFGRIEKLVGRLRDDANLRWREKVIDVRNWFKFAAREYDAATGDPGSYYDGGTGQSGGEKGKLAFLVLVAAIAYQYDLRPDEPDSERLHFVMVDEMFSRSDDTRAKYALNLFARFGLQLAIVAPLDAKAKITESYVGMYGHIIKDPDTNRSELISLTAQQYRDVQAEEPS, from the coding sequence ATGAATGACCCCAGACATCACCCCCAACCGATGTCTCTGTTCAGTGATGAAGATGCCGTTGTCGATGTTGATCGCCGGCCCGGGTTTCGGCTGTCGACCTTCGAAGTGTTCAACTGGGGCACGTTCGACGGACAAGTGCATTGCTTCAACCCGCTGGGGACGACGTCGTTGTTGGTGGGCGAAAACGGGGCCGGTAAGTCGACGCTCGTCGACGCGATGTTGACGTTGTTGGTGCGTCCCGGCGTCCGTAACTACAACGTCGCAGCGGGGGCCACCAAGAAAGAGCGAGACGAACGGACCTACATCCGCGGTGCCTACGACCGAACGGCCGGGCGCGATGAAAAGCCGCAAATTCAATACCTGCGTGACGGCAACGGATACTACACGGCGCTGTTGGCAACGTTCGCTAGCGCGACGTCGGGAAAACAGTTCACGCTTTGCCAAGTGATGTATCTGACGTCCTCAGGTGACAAGAAAATCTACTACGGTTTCGACACCAAGCCACGCAGCATTGCCGGCGATCTGGGGGAGTTAAAATCGGGCAGCGACATCAAGGCGGCAATGACCGATCGTGGCTTTCAAGTCACCGAGAGCTACAAGCAGTATCACGGATGGTTTCAACGCCAAGCCAAGTTTCGCCCCAAGGCGATGGACATCTTCAACCAAACCGTCGCGGTTAAAGACGTGCAGCGTTTGGACCAGTTCATTCGCGACCACATGCTGGAAAAGAAGCCCTGGAATGACAAGGTTGCCAGCCTGCTGCAACACTTCGCCGAGCTAAGTGAAGCCCACCGCGCGCTGGTTCAAGTACGCCAACAGTCGGAACTGCTGCTGCCGATCGTGAAGACCGGAAAACGCTATCGAAAGGCAAACGAACAACTGCAATTGGCCCGCGACCAACACGCCGCCGCAGCCTTGTTTTTTGACAGTGCCACTGCCGACCTGCTGCGACCGTTGTGCGCGAAGTGGCAATTGCGAGTCAGCCATTTGGACGAAGAAATCAAGGTGCTCGACGTCGCGCTGAAGGCCAAGCGAAGTGACGCCGCGCGACTGGAACACGAGATCGCGCATAGCGGCGGAGCACGGTTGCAACGATTGCCGGATTTGATTGCCGCTGAAGAACAGCTCGCAAAATCCAAGCGTGACAAACGTTTGATCTTTGAATCAAAAATGAAGCAAACCGGCATCACGATTTCGATCAACAGTTCTCAAAAGCTCGAAGAGGCCCAAGCAAAGGTCTCGCGAGTCCATGACGATCTGCAAACGAAACGCGCCACCGCTATCGAACAGATGAGCGCGCGTGAATACGAACTGGGCAAGCTAAAACATCAACTGGACGACGACGCCGCCGAATTGGAATCGCTGCGTCGACGCAAAGGCAACTTGCCCGACGCGTTCATCGAAGTACGAGCAGCGATCTGCGAAGCATTCCAGTGGTCGCCCAGCGACTTGCCGTTCGCCGCCGAGCTGATTGCGGTCGACCCAGATCATTCACGTTGGGAAGCGTCGATTGAACAGGTGCTGCATTCCTTTGCACGCACGTTGATGGTGCCCGATGACATGTACGCGCGTGTTTCGGGGTACGTCGACGGTCGCCGGTTGACCGACTCGCGTGGCCGCGGCGTTCGATTGACGTACGACCGAGTGTCACAGGCATCGACGGCAACGGATGCGGTTTCGGGTGAGTTGTCGTTGCCCGAAATGTTGCAGTACCGCGACGATCATCCGTTGGCCGTTTATGTTCGCGGTGAAATCCGGCACCGTTTTGATCACTTGGCGTGTGAAACGATCAGCGAGTTCCAGATGGCATCGCGGCGGGCCATGACGATCCATCGGCACGTCAAGCAAAACCATCGCCAACACGCCAAGGACGACCGAAACCACGAAGGCGATCGTCGCAGCTTTGTGCTGGGATGGGACAACCGTGCCAAACGTGAAGCTCTGGAGCAATCGATCCGCCGTCAACAAGCCGCGCTCGAAGATTGCAAAACGGCGATCGCCGCGCTGCGTCAAACCAGCGACCGGGCCACTTCGCTACTGACCGTCATCGACGAAATAAAACTAACAACCGACTTTGACGCGATCGACGATCATCGTCACGATTTCGAAGTGTCACAGTTGCGATTGGAAAAACAGAAACTGGAAGCGTCGAATGATCGCGTCATCGAATTGAAATCAAAGTTGGCGGCGATCAATTCCGAAATTACCGGGCTGGATTCGGATCGTGATTCCTATTTTGATGAACGCTCGCGAACGAAGAAACAGCTCGACGACGGATCTGGAACGCTCGCGGCTGTTGACAAGACGCTAGCGGATGCGGACGCCGATGGAACGCTTGCCACCGCTGGGGATCACTTTGCCGGGATCGCCACACAGATGGGAAATCGGACCCTATCAATCGAAAACATGGGGCGATTACCGACTCAAGTTGCCCACGAGTTATCGATTCGCGTCAGTGAATCGGAACAGAGTATCGAACCGATTCGAAATCGTTTGACGACGGCGATGGGACGCCTGTTGACGAAGTTTCCCGTGTTTGAGTCTGAACTGGATCCCACGCCGCAGTCGCTGGTCAGTTTCGAGTCGTTGCATGATCGGATTTTGAAAGACGATTTGCCGCGTCATGAACGACGGTTTCGACAACGGCTGAAGGAAAAAGTGTTGCAAGAGATCGGTTTGCTGCATGGGTCGTTGGAAGACGAACGTGAAGAGATTCGAAGCAAGATCGAGGTTCTCAACGAAGCACTGCGGCGGCTTGATTGGCGACCGGGCACGTTCATGCGTTTGGAACCGAGCGATACCAGTGACGCCGAGATCCGCGACTTTCGGCGTGACTTGGCCGGCTGTCTCGAAGGCACGCTGGACGGTACCGATGACGCGAACGAAGCCACGTTCGGACGTATCGAAAAGCTTGTCGGGCGTCTGCGTGACGACGCCAATTTGCGCTGGCGCGAGAAAGTGATTGACGTTCGCAACTGGTTCAAGTTTGCTGCTCGCGAATACGACGCCGCGACCGGCGATCCGGGCAGCTACTACGATGGCGGCACCGGGCAATCCGGCGGCGAAAAGGGGAAACTTGCGTTCTTGGTTTTGGTCGCCGCGATTGCGTATCAGTATGACTTGCGACCGGACGAACCGGACAGCGAACGATTGCATTTCGTAATGGTCGACGAAATGTTCTCACGCAGCGATGACACGCGAGCCAAGTACGCGCTGAATCTGTTCGCCCGCTTCGGGTTACAACTAGCGATCGTCGCGCCGCTGGATGCAAAAGCAAAGATCACCGAAAGCTATGTCGGCATGTACGGCCATATCATCAAAGACCCCGACACGAACCGCAGCGAGCTGATCAGTTTGACCGCCCAGCAGTATCGTGATGTTCAGGCCGAAGAACCGAGCTGA
- a CDS encoding Wadjet anti-phage system protein JetD domain-containing protein, which produces MITPEAIIEKAKRIYPKAVKAWLANEQAVFFPHRVPVNLSLAKNYAAAITEVERLRQSSKEVRGHGYTVEYESRRSRTFGLNQFPAAIWIDTMNDLVRLADVSVDWQRLQVAVGIFRDRAVELLPWLERQSNWRKLLDVADDLPGLLDIVDYFRSHPRPDCFARELPIAVSTKLLESNRRRIAGWLDIVLPADAIDPRYGYDAFEPRYGLRYTRPHFLLRVLDLELQSELGLPFDELSLPAESLSQLPVVKTQVLIVENKVNLLTLPPMKRTVALGGLGNGVTQLDDVGWLHENPVVYWGDLDADGFVILDRLRHSIEQVQSVLMNQTTFDKFEELATTGNGSGPRELTHLHDAERECYENLCRTNRRLEQEHLPVGALLDEMKSMASDSSIW; this is translated from the coding sequence ATGATCACACCCGAAGCGATCATCGAAAAGGCGAAACGGATTTATCCGAAGGCGGTCAAGGCATGGCTGGCGAACGAGCAAGCGGTGTTTTTTCCACACCGCGTTCCCGTCAACCTTTCGCTCGCCAAGAACTATGCCGCGGCGATTACAGAGGTCGAACGGCTTCGTCAATCATCCAAAGAAGTTCGTGGTCACGGCTATACGGTCGAGTATGAATCGCGTCGCAGTCGCACGTTTGGGTTGAACCAATTCCCAGCGGCCATTTGGATCGACACGATGAACGACCTGGTGCGTTTGGCGGATGTGTCTGTGGATTGGCAGCGTCTTCAAGTTGCGGTCGGTATCTTTCGTGATCGCGCGGTCGAGTTGTTGCCATGGTTGGAACGTCAATCAAATTGGCGGAAGCTGTTGGACGTTGCCGACGACTTGCCTGGGTTGCTGGACATTGTGGATTACTTTCGATCTCACCCACGACCAGATTGTTTCGCTCGCGAATTGCCGATTGCTGTGTCGACAAAGCTGCTGGAATCAAACCGTCGCCGGATCGCCGGTTGGTTAGACATCGTGTTGCCAGCCGATGCGATCGACCCGCGTTACGGATACGACGCGTTTGAGCCTCGTTACGGGTTGCGTTACACGCGGCCGCATTTCTTGTTGCGAGTGCTTGACCTCGAGCTGCAATCCGAACTCGGCTTGCCGTTTGACGAGCTCTCGTTACCGGCCGAATCACTCTCGCAGTTGCCCGTCGTCAAGACGCAAGTGTTGATCGTCGAGAACAAGGTCAATCTACTAACGCTGCCGCCGATGAAGCGAACGGTCGCGTTGGGCGGACTCGGTAACGGCGTGACGCAGCTCGACGACGTAGGCTGGCTTCATGAGAATCCGGTCGTGTATTGGGGCGATCTGGATGCCGACGGGTTCGTGATTCTAGATCGCTTGCGTCATTCGATCGAACAGGTGCAAAGTGTTTTGATGAACCAAACGACGTTCGACAAGTTTGAAGAACTTGCCACAACTGGCAACGGATCGGGGCCCCGAGAATTGACCCATTTGCACGACGCAGAACGCGAGTGTTACGAAAACCTTTGCCGCACCAACCGGCGGTTGGAACAGGAGCACCTGCCGGTTGGGGCTTTGCTAGATGAAATGAAAAGCATGGCAAGCGACTCATCGATTTGGTGA
- a CDS encoding PVC-type heme-binding CxxCH protein — protein MRQLFSLAWVVFSCVWSGLLDAAEPDLVTWETRQLSSQFFSESATTGDFNRDGIADVASGPFWYEGPDLQAANRFYAGDAFDPHGYSDNFFAFTDDFNGDGWDDILVYGFPGKDASWFENPKRQDRFWPRHQVLDNVDNESPTFVDINGDGSRDIVCSSDGYFGFAEIRGDEPAAKWTFRRVSDQSAGGKFMHGLGVGDIDGDGRMDLIEKSGWWQQPVSLDGDPVWTKHAFEFAPGRGSAQMFAYDVDGDGDNDVITSLDAHGCGLAWYEQTGGEESPSEFSKHLILGSKAGDNPYGVLFSQLHAVDLVDINGDGLKDIVTGKRWWAHGPHGDADPNDPAVLYWFQLDRSAEGIATWIPHRIDDASGVGTDVCVADINGDQAPDVIVGNKKGTFVSVQKRLKPDAIGSGRFRPRSTDMNASSRTDGLPNNDGLSPTDAAKAMTVPEGFRVQLAAGEPLVHQPVAMTFDERGRLWIAEAHTYPVRAPEGEGDDKIIILEDVDHDGVFDKRTVFVDGLNLVSGLEVGFGGVWVGAAPYLMFIPDADGDDVPDSAPQILLDGFGYQDTHETLNAFIWGPDGWLYGCHGVFTHSSVGKPGTAKGDRTPLNCGVWRYHPVRHEFDVFARGTSNPWGVDFNEHGQAFITACVIPHMFHMIQGGRYHRQGGRHFNPHIYEDIQTIADHAHYAGNIRDHAWWGRDQPVGADDTHAAGGGHAHCGAMIYLADNWPHQYRGSIFMANIHGNRINNDILSRQGSGYVASHGADLLFANDRWFRAINMKYGPDGSVYMIDWYDKNACHRADKEIWDRSNGRVYRVSFGTTELPGLSLDDVTLNELASMHRSTNENHVRTARRLMQEKMLLDGDSVGVEDRVAATKLLREIAMGDEEVSLRLRAIWTLHCINELAEADLETLLQERGHKSEYLRAWAIQLAMEDSVAGESLLASFAEMSRRDPSPLVRLYLASALQRLPLESRWEIAAGLLSHADDADDPNLPLMDWYGIEPLVPADTDRALALASGCRIPKVSQFIFRRAAADAGSIGPLLTSLGKTDKVETQSIMLGEVVAAIKDQGKLTMPEAWPDVYAMLSASEDAKIRQQAQLVTVKFGDASIFPALRAIASDTSAPADQRTSALQALIAGKDSALAPTLISLLDDDAMRAAAIRASAGFDDAAIPDAILTRYQTFAPAERADAVATLASRTAWALRLLGALEGGIVDRKDLSAFNIRQMQLLDDAALSERINKTWGSIRATSDEKKRQIGFWKQKLNAEALRSANRSHGRLLYNQTCGKCHQLFGQGEKIGPDITGSNRGDLEYTLQNILDPSALVGRDYQTTTVLTVDGRTINGLVRETNETAIVIQTANERLVIDRDDIEAQKLTEVSMMPDGQLDQLKPDEVVDLIAYLASRTQVPLPGDGPYFSDATGRVEGAIEGESLVVAKITGGRAKPQEMSSFKAGTWSGNSQLWWTGGKVGDRLSLTIPVKQAGRYEVFVAMTQAHDYGIIRFGVNDSQVAEKFDLFNGPVVVSTVPISLGTFEWASGDNMLHVSIEGKNPQASPGFMFGLDYVYLKQQVPSE, from the coding sequence ATGCGCCAACTTTTCTCGCTGGCTTGGGTCGTTTTTTCGTGCGTTTGGTCCGGGTTGTTGGATGCAGCCGAGCCGGATTTGGTGACGTGGGAGACACGGCAACTCTCGTCACAGTTCTTTAGCGAGTCGGCGACGACGGGCGACTTCAATCGCGATGGGATCGCGGACGTTGCGTCGGGGCCATTTTGGTATGAGGGCCCAGACTTACAAGCGGCAAACCGATTCTATGCGGGCGACGCGTTCGATCCGCATGGATACTCTGACAATTTCTTTGCCTTCACCGACGACTTCAATGGTGACGGCTGGGACGACATCCTGGTGTATGGTTTTCCGGGCAAAGATGCTTCGTGGTTTGAAAATCCTAAGAGGCAAGATCGTTTTTGGCCGCGACATCAAGTGCTGGATAACGTTGACAACGAATCGCCAACGTTCGTGGACATCAACGGCGATGGATCGCGAGACATCGTCTGCAGCAGCGACGGATACTTTGGTTTCGCCGAAATTCGAGGCGATGAGCCGGCGGCAAAATGGACCTTTCGCCGGGTGAGTGACCAGTCCGCCGGTGGCAAGTTCATGCACGGCTTGGGCGTCGGCGATATCGACGGTGACGGGCGAATGGACTTGATCGAAAAAAGCGGTTGGTGGCAGCAGCCCGTGTCGCTGGATGGTGATCCGGTTTGGACGAAACATGCGTTCGAGTTTGCGCCCGGTCGTGGATCGGCGCAAATGTTTGCCTACGATGTCGACGGGGATGGCGACAATGACGTGATCACTTCACTGGATGCCCATGGTTGCGGGCTGGCGTGGTACGAACAAACCGGCGGTGAAGAATCGCCTTCGGAATTCTCAAAGCATCTGATCTTGGGGTCGAAGGCCGGCGATAATCCGTATGGCGTTCTGTTTTCACAGTTGCATGCCGTCGATCTGGTCGACATCAACGGCGACGGATTGAAAGACATCGTCACGGGCAAACGTTGGTGGGCGCACGGTCCTCACGGTGACGCTGATCCGAATGATCCGGCGGTGCTGTATTGGTTCCAACTCGATCGGTCCGCCGAAGGAATCGCGACTTGGATTCCTCATCGAATTGACGATGCATCTGGCGTCGGTACCGACGTTTGCGTGGCAGACATCAACGGCGATCAGGCGCCCGATGTGATCGTTGGCAATAAGAAGGGAACCTTCGTCAGCGTACAGAAACGGTTGAAACCGGATGCGATCGGTAGCGGTCGATTCCGACCACGATCGACCGACATGAACGCGAGCAGCCGGACCGATGGGCTGCCTAATAACGACGGCTTGTCGCCGACCGATGCAGCGAAAGCGATGACGGTTCCCGAAGGCTTTCGCGTGCAGTTGGCGGCCGGCGAACCGTTGGTCCATCAACCGGTTGCGATGACCTTTGACGAACGAGGACGGCTGTGGATTGCCGAAGCGCACACCTATCCGGTTCGCGCGCCCGAGGGCGAAGGTGATGACAAGATCATCATCTTGGAAGACGTGGACCACGATGGAGTGTTTGACAAACGAACCGTGTTCGTCGACGGATTGAACTTGGTCAGCGGATTGGAAGTCGGGTTCGGCGGCGTGTGGGTCGGTGCGGCACCGTACTTGATGTTCATTCCCGACGCCGACGGTGACGACGTCCCCGACAGTGCGCCGCAAATTTTGCTGGATGGCTTCGGCTATCAAGACACTCACGAAACTTTGAATGCGTTCATCTGGGGCCCCGACGGATGGTTATATGGTTGTCACGGTGTGTTCACACATTCGTCGGTGGGAAAACCGGGGACGGCAAAAGGCGACCGTACTCCGCTGAATTGTGGCGTTTGGCGATACCATCCCGTGCGGCATGAATTCGACGTGTTCGCGCGCGGAACCAGCAATCCGTGGGGCGTGGATTTCAACGAACACGGCCAAGCTTTCATCACCGCTTGTGTGATTCCGCACATGTTCCACATGATTCAGGGCGGCCGATACCATCGCCAAGGCGGACGACATTTCAATCCGCATATCTACGAAGACATTCAAACGATCGCGGACCACGCGCATTATGCCGGCAACATTCGCGACCATGCTTGGTGGGGACGTGATCAGCCCGTCGGTGCTGACGATACGCATGCAGCCGGCGGTGGCCATGCCCATTGTGGGGCAATGATCTACTTGGCCGACAATTGGCCGCACCAGTATCGCGGATCTATCTTCATGGCGAATATCCATGGCAACCGGATCAACAACGACATTCTCAGTCGCCAAGGCAGCGGCTACGTCGCATCGCACGGCGCCGACTTGCTATTTGCGAACGACCGTTGGTTTCGCGCGATCAACATGAAGTACGGGCCCGACGGCAGTGTCTACATGATCGATTGGTACGACAAGAATGCCTGTCACCGCGCGGACAAGGAAATTTGGGATCGAAGTAACGGGCGAGTTTACCGAGTATCGTTCGGTACCACCGAGTTACCGGGACTGTCTCTTGACGACGTGACACTGAACGAACTGGCGTCGATGCATCGCAGCACCAACGAAAACCACGTACGAACCGCACGCCGGTTGATGCAAGAGAAGATGTTGTTGGATGGCGATTCCGTTGGCGTCGAAGATCGCGTGGCGGCAACCAAGTTGCTGCGAGAAATCGCGATGGGCGACGAAGAAGTATCGCTGCGACTGCGAGCGATTTGGACGCTGCACTGTATCAATGAACTCGCCGAAGCGGACCTTGAAACGCTGCTGCAGGAACGCGGTCACAAGTCGGAATACCTGCGAGCTTGGGCGATCCAGCTTGCCATGGAAGACTCTGTCGCGGGCGAGTCACTGCTGGCGAGTTTCGCCGAGATGTCACGGCGCGATCCGTCGCCGTTGGTCCGACTCTATTTGGCCTCGGCGCTGCAGCGACTGCCGCTGGAATCACGATGGGAGATCGCAGCGGGTTTGCTCAGCCACGCTGACGACGCGGACGATCCGAATTTGCCTTTGATGGATTGGTACGGCATCGAACCGCTTGTACCGGCCGACACGGACCGGGCACTCGCGTTAGCATCCGGTTGCCGAATTCCAAAAGTTAGTCAGTTCATTTTTCGTCGTGCCGCGGCCGATGCGGGCAGCATTGGTCCGCTGCTAACGTCGCTCGGAAAGACCGACAAAGTGGAAACGCAGTCGATCATGTTGGGTGAAGTCGTTGCGGCGATCAAGGATCAAGGCAAGCTGACGATGCCCGAGGCGTGGCCGGATGTCTACGCCATGCTGTCAGCAAGCGAGGACGCGAAAATCCGCCAGCAAGCTCAACTGGTTACGGTCAAGTTCGGCGACGCGTCGATCTTTCCGGCGTTGCGGGCGATTGCAAGTGACACTTCGGCGCCTGCCGATCAACGCACCAGTGCGTTGCAAGCATTGATCGCCGGCAAGGACAGCGCGCTTGCGCCGACGTTGATTTCGCTGCTAGACGATGATGCGATGCGGGCAGCGGCGATCCGTGCTTCGGCAGGCTTTGATGACGCAGCGATACCCGATGCGATTCTTACTCGTTATCAAACCTTTGCACCGGCCGAGCGAGCGGATGCGGTGGCAACGCTGGCATCTCGAACGGCGTGGGCACTTCGGTTACTGGGCGCATTGGAAGGGGGCATCGTCGACCGCAAAGACTTATCCGCATTCAACATCCGGCAAATGCAACTGCTCGATGACGCAGCACTTTCCGAACGGATCAACAAGACTTGGGGATCGATTCGTGCAACGTCGGATGAAAAAAAACGACAGATCGGGTTTTGGAAACAGAAGCTAAACGCCGAAGCACTTCGATCGGCAAATCGATCGCACGGCCGTCTGCTGTACAATCAAACTTGCGGTAAGTGTCACCAGTTGTTTGGGCAGGGCGAAAAAATCGGTCCCGACATCACCGGCAGCAACCGTGGCGACTTGGAATACACGCTGCAGAACATCTTGGACCCCAGTGCGTTGGTGGGTCGCGATTATCAAACCACCACGGTCTTGACGGTCGATGGCCGGACGATCAACGGGCTGGTGCGGGAAACGAACGAGACTGCGATCGTGATTCAGACGGCAAACGAACGCTTGGTGATCGATCGCGACGACATCGAGGCCCAGAAGTTGACCGAAGTTTCGATGATGCCCGACGGGCAACTCGATCAACTGAAACCGGATGAAGTGGTCGACTTGATCGCCTACTTGGCCAGCCGAACGCAAGTGCCACTGCCCGGCGACGGCCCCTACTTCAGCGACGCAACGGGACGCGTCGAAGGTGCGATCGAGGGTGAGTCGCTGGTCGTCGCGAAGATCACCGGCGGCCGCGCCAAGCCGCAGGAAATGAGCAGTTTCAAGGCTGGCACGTGGAGCGGTAATTCGCAACTGTGGTGGACTGGCGGGAAGGTGGGCGACCGACTGAGTTTGACCATTCCGGTGAAGCAGGCCGGGCGTTACGAAGTGTTCGTCGCGATGACGCAAGCACACGACTATGGAATCATCCGTTTCGGTGTGAACGATTCGCAAGTGGCTGAGAAATTCGATCTGTTCAACGGCCCCGTGGTCGTCTCGACCGTGCCGATCTCATTGGGCACGTTCGAATGGGCATCAGGCGACAACATGCTGCACGTTTCGATCGAGGGGAAGAACCCGCAAGCTTCGCCCGGATTCATGTTTGGTCTGGACTACGTGTACCTCAAGCAACAAGTGCCAAGTGAGTAG
- a CDS encoding sugar phosphate isomerase/epimerase family protein gives MLLNRRAALAASVATIAAAVTPRPASARSPTKRKFTMSLRCGSVGVNVNQATAIDLAIRNGFEAVTPESHDLAKWSTDERDQRLGRMKQANLRWGAAGLPVEFRKDETTYQNDLKELPRLAAAMQVAGVTRVGTYLMPCSDDLTYTENFRVHADRLRECSKILGDHGQRFGMEYVGPKTLWTSKRYPFLHTMAETKDLISAIGLDNVGLVLDSWHWYTAGETAAVILALSNDDVVACDLNDAPTGLEVDQQIDNQRELPLATGVIDLKSFLKSLVAIGYDGPIRAEPFNQELAAMDDEPAAAATAKAMKTAFALVDDVS, from the coding sequence ATGCTTCTGAATCGTCGCGCCGCTCTCGCCGCGTCTGTCGCCACGATCGCGGCCGCGGTCACGCCTCGGCCCGCATCTGCCCGGTCGCCTACGAAACGAAAGTTTACGATGTCGCTGCGGTGTGGATCGGTGGGCGTGAACGTGAACCAAGCCACGGCGATCGATTTGGCGATTCGAAATGGATTCGAGGCGGTCACGCCCGAATCTCATGATTTGGCGAAGTGGTCGACGGACGAACGTGACCAGCGACTCGGTCGAATGAAGCAAGCGAACCTCAGGTGGGGCGCCGCCGGATTGCCCGTCGAATTTCGCAAAGACGAGACGACCTATCAAAACGACTTGAAGGAACTGCCCCGGCTTGCCGCTGCGATGCAGGTAGCCGGCGTGACTCGCGTCGGAACGTATTTGATGCCGTGCAGCGACGACCTGACTTACACCGAAAACTTCCGCGTTCATGCCGATCGGCTGCGCGAGTGCTCGAAGATCTTGGGCGATCACGGCCAACGTTTCGGAATGGAATACGTCGGGCCAAAGACGCTATGGACGTCCAAGCGATATCCGTTCCTTCACACCATGGCCGAAACCAAAGATCTGATATCGGCGATCGGTTTGGACAATGTCGGATTGGTCCTTGATAGCTGGCACTGGTACACCGCCGGCGAAACCGCGGCGGTTATTTTGGCACTGTCCAACGACGATGTCGTGGCATGCGACTTGAATGACGCACCGACCGGCCTTGAAGTCGATCAACAAATCGACAACCAACGCGAGTTGCCGCTGGCCACCGGCGTGATCGACTTGAAGTCGTTCTTGAAATCGCTTGTTGCCATCGGATACGACGGGCCGATCCGCGCCGAACCATTCAATCAAGAACTCGCCGCGATGGACGACGAGCCCGCTGCGGCGGCAACGGCGAAGGCGATGAAGACCGCCTTCGCATTGGTCGATGATGTCTCATAG